A window of Pseudophryne corroboree isolate aPseCor3 chromosome 12, aPseCor3.hap2, whole genome shotgun sequence contains these coding sequences:
- the SLC25A47 gene encoding solute carrier family 25 member 47 has product MADFIAGAVGGACGVMVGYPLDTVKVRLQTQKRYTGIWHCIHSTYKVERVSGFFKGMSMPISTVSVSSSVVFGVQRHCLHNLCKLKYGTPNVKPSKLDIFLSGYAAGGVQVLVSSPADMAKVRLQTQVSPHNSSTCSLLARPKYTGPVHCLLTIVREEGFFGLYKGCFALMFRDCHSFATYFLTYAVFREWFAPVEQTHSELMGILLAGGLAGVVAWSIATPMDVIKARLQVDGVTQQRYRGVIHCITDSVQKEGATVLFKGLSLNCLRAFPVNMVVFLTYETILKQIKPFSL; this is encoded by the exons ATGGCCGACTTCATCGCCGGAGCTGTTGGAG GGGCTTGCGGAGTAATGGTGGGATACCCCCTGGACACAGTAAAG GTGCGACTTCAGACTCAGAAGCGCTACACTGGGATCTGGCACTGCATACACTCTACGTACAAAGTGGAGaga GTGTCAGGATTTTTCAAAGGGATGTCCATGCCAATTTCTACCGTGTCCGTCAGCTCGTCCGTTGTGTTTGGGGTGCAGAGACATTgtctgcataatctgtgcaagctgAAGTATGGCACGCCGAATGTCAAGCCATCAAAGCTGGACATTTTCCTGTCTGGCTACGCAGCTGGCGGAGTGCAG GTGTTGGTGTCGTCTCCTGCCGACATGGCGAAGGTCCGCCTACAGACGCAGGTGTCGCCTCACAATTCCAGCACATGCTCTCTCTTGGCCCGACCGAAGTACACAGGCCCTGTCCACTGTCTGCTGACCATAGTGAGGGAGGAAGGGTTCTTTGGCCTGTATAAAGGGTGTTTTGCCCTCATGTTCAGAGACTGCCACTCGTTCGCCACATACTTCCTGACGTATGCCGTGTTCCGGGAATGGTTTGCGCCAGTGGAGCAAACGCATTCAG AACTAATGGGCATCCTGCTGGCCGGTGGGCTTGCTGGTGTGGTGGCTTGGAGCATAGCCACGCCAATGGATGTGATTAAAGCTCGGCTGCAGGTGGATGGAGTCACACAGCAGAGGTACCGCGGAGTCATTCACTGCATCACAGACAGTGTCCAGAAGGAAGGGGCCACGGTGCTCTTTAAAGGACTCTCCCTGAACTGCCTCAGAGCCTTCCCCGTCAACATGGTGGTGTTCCTCACCTACGAGACCATACTGAAACAAATCAAACCCTTCTCCTTATGA